The nucleotide sequence ATATCTTTAAGCTGTTGAATATTAAGATTTGCGGTTTGCAGAAGTTTAATAATTTCACCTTTAATTCTAATAGCTTCATATTCATCATTAAGGTTAGGTATTTTTTTGTCAAATATCTTTCTAAACTTATTAGCATCTTCCGGCGAAATTTCAATTTTTTCATTATTACCGCCAAAGCTAAAAATTAATCCGCTCTCAGTTTCTTCAATTTCCGGCAGTTTAAAATTATTACCGGATAC is from Monoglobus pectinilyticus and encodes:
- a CDS encoding helix-turn-helix domain-containing protein, yielding MNRLKQLRTEHGLSMREVANRINVPYTTYVNYEKGIRDPSTEVLAKLAKFFETTVDYLLGISDNVSGNNFKLPEIEETESGLIFSFGGNNEKIEISPEDANKFRKIFDKKIPNLNDEYEAIRIKGEIIKLLQTANLNIQQLKDIKVIINALSNVNEE